In one window of Prevotella fusca JCM 17724 DNA:
- a CDS encoding site-specific integrase — protein sequence MAKLENKAKENPKLEQNVLSDGRISLYLEYYLGREEIPVLDENSNPVLYETGKMMGKPKVHIKHNRRKENLQLYLIAKPRTPAERQQNKETLALAAKIRAEREQQFKESMLGYRLKKDRDINFLDYYQAYIDSYTKKDLRMIKIALNRFKDFLKEQYPLYEFSIKPDLVNRDMMEHFVEYLQSRSVGEGAKSIYQRFKKVVRYAIDHEVMLKDPCKDVVCKVDDQILRKDVLSMDEIQSLIQCHYDNENPNVRRAFILCLYCGLRFCDVKDLTYKNIDYTNRLLKFEQNKTKGHSAHSGVVIPLNEGLLSLIGEAPNDLNTSIFNLPTYESCCKSVKRWVKRAGINKHISWHCARHSFAVNILNNGANIKTVASLLGHSGLKHTEKYTRAMDKLKSEAINSLPELKL from the coding sequence ATGGCAAAATTAGAAAATAAAGCAAAGGAAAACCCGAAATTGGAGCAAAATGTGCTCTCTGATGGTCGGATAAGTCTTTATCTGGAGTATTATCTTGGTAGAGAAGAAATACCAGTTTTGGACGAAAACAGCAATCCGGTTTTGTACGAAACAGGCAAGATGATGGGTAAGCCCAAGGTACACATTAAGCACAACAGGCGAAAAGAAAACTTGCAGTTGTACTTGATAGCTAAGCCTCGTACTCCAGCGGAACGACAACAGAACAAGGAAACACTTGCACTGGCTGCCAAAATTCGAGCGGAGCGTGAGCAACAGTTTAAGGAGAGTATGCTCGGCTATCGTTTGAAGAAGGATAGAGATATCAATTTCTTGGACTACTACCAAGCGTACATAGACAGCTATACCAAGAAAGACCTGCGAATGATAAAAATAGCCTTAAATCGTTTTAAGGATTTTCTGAAAGAGCAATACCCACTCTATGAGTTTAGCATTAAGCCTGACTTGGTAAATAGGGATATGATGGAACACTTTGTTGAATACCTACAATCGAGAAGTGTAGGCGAAGGGGCAAAGAGTATCTATCAGCGTTTCAAGAAAGTGGTGCGTTATGCTATTGATCACGAAGTGATGTTGAAAGACCCTTGCAAGGATGTGGTGTGCAAGGTGGATGACCAGATTTTGCGTAAAGATGTGCTGTCTATGGATGAAATCCAATCTTTGATTCAATGTCATTACGACAACGAGAACCCCAATGTCAGACGAGCCTTTATCCTCTGTCTGTATTGTGGGCTACGCTTCTGCGATGTGAAAGACTTGACTTACAAGAACATAGATTACACTAATCGTCTTTTGAAATTTGAGCAGAACAAGACTAAAGGGCATTCGGCACATAGTGGTGTCGTTATTCCTTTGAACGAAGGATTACTTTCATTGATAGGTGAAGCACCTAACGACTTGAATACCTCCATTTTCAATTTGCCAACATACGAGAGTTGCTGCAAATCGGTAAAACGGTGGGTAAAGCGTGCAGGAATCAACAAACACATTAGTTGGCATTGTGCCCGCCACAGCTTTGCAGTGAACATACTGAATAATGGTGCAAACATTAAGACGGTAGCCAGTTTGTTAGGGCATAGCGGACTGAAGCACACCGAGAAATATACTCGTGCAATGGATAAGTTGAAGTCGGAAGCGATAAATAGCTTACCAGAATTGAAATTATAA
- a CDS encoding helix-turn-helix transcriptional regulator: MERKKINRLKVVLAEKGMTNKQLAEILDKDPAVISKWVTNVAQPNVEMFMQLAKILGVKVDDLLWTDDL, translated from the coding sequence ATGGAACGTAAGAAAATCAATCGCCTGAAGGTGGTTCTCGCTGAGAAAGGAATGACAAATAAACAACTGGCAGAAATCCTTGACAAAGACCCTGCCGTTATATCAAAGTGGGTAACGAATGTTGCCCAGCCCAATGTTGAAATGTTCATGCAGTTGGCAAAGATATTGGGAGTAAAGGTAGATGATTTGTTGTGGACAGATGATTTGTAG
- a CDS encoding reverse transcriptase domain-containing protein, whose amino-acid sequence MAGIVSVEYSELISIKNHIDGYYAYFTIKKKHSSKRRRIVVPYQNLKCIQRWILHEILDKIPVHPQSKGFVKGGSTFQNASPHVGMSFIRKFDFKDFFESITVQRVYGIFLEIGYSPAVSHDLATLCTLKLKEEKYQSLRGYKQSCFRYLYNKPKAVLAQGAPTSPALANLICRGLDSRLAKFADLNGIHYTRYADDLTFSANELEKLPTQSFLKKIVEEESLKLNYSKTGTYGPESRQMVTGILIDGEKPRVPQKFKRQIYRHLHFCEKYGTQAHFDHVMPGYSHARQWLYGKILYVYSIEPEIAKDMIAKANALDWSLL is encoded by the coding sequence TTGGCAGGCATAGTAAGTGTAGAGTATTCAGAACTTATTTCCATCAAAAACCACATTGATGGTTATTATGCATATTTTACAATCAAGAAAAAACATAGTAGTAAGAGGAGGCGGATAGTTGTTCCATATCAGAACCTAAAATGTATTCAACGATGGATATTGCATGAGATTTTGGACAAGATTCCTGTTCATCCCCAGAGTAAGGGATTTGTCAAGGGTGGCAGTACTTTTCAAAATGCAAGTCCTCATGTTGGTATGTCTTTCATACGCAAGTTTGATTTCAAGGATTTCTTCGAGAGTATAACCGTACAGCGCGTCTATGGTATCTTTTTAGAAATAGGTTATTCGCCAGCCGTGAGTCACGACTTGGCTACGTTATGCACTTTGAAATTAAAAGAAGAAAAGTACCAAAGTCTTAGGGGGTACAAACAGAGTTGTTTCAGATATTTGTATAATAAGCCTAAGGCGGTTCTGGCACAAGGTGCTCCAACAAGCCCAGCTTTAGCTAATCTGATATGCCGTGGATTAGACAGCAGATTAGCAAAATTTGCCGACTTGAACGGAATACATTACACTAGATATGCTGATGATTTGACATTCTCTGCGAACGAACTTGAGAAACTTCCTACACAGAGTTTTCTCAAAAAGATAGTTGAGGAGGAATCACTAAAGTTGAATTATAGCAAGACAGGAACTTATGGACCTGAATCTCGTCAAATGGTTACAGGTATTCTTATAGATGGAGAAAAACCTCGTGTACCTCAGAAGTTCAAGCGACAAATCTATAGACATCTTCATTTTTGTGAGAAGTATGGAACCCAAGCACATTTTGATCACGTAATGCCGGGATATTCTCATGCCCGCCAATGGCTGTATGGTAAAATACTGTATGTTTATTCCATTGAACCTGAGATCGCCAAGGATATGATTGCAAAGGCTAATGCGTTAGATTGGAGCTTATTGTGA
- a CDS encoding IS1380 family transposase, which yields MTKVAIKNENITSFGGIYHIMDVFSRLGFEKLTESVLGRRGCSGKAFSHGSILGSLFFSYLCGGDCLEDINALTGQFRQRPGTLLPGADTVGRGLKELAEENIVYKSETSGRSYSFNTAEKLNTLLLRMIRRMGLIKAGSHVDLDFDHQFVPAHKFDAKYSYRQDHGYFPGWASIGGIIVGGENRDGNTNVKFHQEDTLRRIMDRVTSELGVVIERFRADCGSFSKEIIRTVEQRCNTFYIRAANCGSRCEDFRQLEEWKGVEVGYERCDVTSVSMDNLIEGKSYRLVVQRTPLKDRHGREQTDMFGVIYTYRCILTNNRTSTEKDIITFYNERGASEKNFDIQNNDFGWSHLPFSFMDENMVFMMVTAMLKNFYLHLVRYISEKVKPLKKTSRLKAFILHFVSVPAKWVRTGRRNVLNLYTNKAYYSDIFLE from the coding sequence ATGACAAAGGTAGCAATTAAAAACGAGAATATCACTTCCTTCGGAGGAATTTATCACATCATGGACGTTTTTTCAAGGTTGGGCTTTGAAAAACTTACCGAATCCGTGTTGGGCAGACGCGGATGCAGCGGCAAGGCATTCAGCCATGGAAGCATCCTGGGCTCTCTCTTCTTCAGCTACCTTTGCGGTGGGGATTGCCTTGAGGACATCAATGCGCTTACAGGGCAGTTCAGGCAGAGACCTGGTACGCTGTTACCCGGCGCCGACACTGTGGGGCGCGGACTGAAGGAGCTTGCTGAAGAGAACATTGTCTATAAGAGCGAAACCTCCGGCAGGTCCTACAGTTTCAACACTGCAGAGAAGCTGAACACCTTACTTTTACGTATGATACGTAGAATGGGGCTTATAAAGGCGGGCAGCCATGTTGACCTGGACTTTGACCACCAGTTTGTTCCTGCCCACAAGTTCGATGCAAAGTATTCCTACAGGCAGGACCATGGCTATTTCCCGGGCTGGGCTTCCATCGGGGGCATCATAGTCGGAGGTGAGAACCGTGACGGAAACACCAATGTGAAATTCCATCAGGAGGACACGCTTCGCCGAATTATGGACCGTGTTACCTCCGAGCTTGGTGTTGTGATAGAGCGTTTCCGTGCCGACTGCGGGTCGTTCTCGAAGGAAATCATCCGAACCGTAGAGCAGCGCTGCAACACGTTCTATATACGTGCTGCCAACTGCGGCAGCCGGTGCGAGGACTTCCGCCAGCTGGAAGAATGGAAGGGCGTTGAGGTTGGTTATGAGAGGTGCGATGTCACCTCCGTCAGCATGGACAACCTCATCGAAGGAAAGTCATACAGGCTTGTCGTACAGCGTACTCCCTTGAAAGACAGGCACGGCAGGGAACAGACGGATATGTTCGGAGTGATATACACATACCGCTGTATCCTTACCAACAACCGGACATCCACAGAGAAGGACATCATTACATTCTACAATGAACGTGGAGCGAGCGAAAAGAACTTCGACATACAGAACAATGACTTCGGCTGGTCGCATCTGCCATTTTCCTTCATGGATGAGAACATGGTTTTCATGATGGTTACTGCCATGCTGAAGAACTTTTATCTCCACCTCGTCCGTTATATCAGCGAAAAGGTCAAGCCGTTGAAAAAGACAAGCAGACTGAAAGCCTTTATCCTGCATTTTGTCAGCGTGCCGGCAAAATGGGTGAGAACAGGAAGGCGGAACGTTCTGAACCTGTATACAAACAAAGCATACTACTCTGACATATTCCTTGAATAA
- a CDS encoding Eco57I restriction-modification methylase domain-containing protein, whose protein sequence is MGAYYTKEDITEYIGRNTIVPYLMDAVKRKDEKHFRANSELWLYLKESGDKYIFDAMKKGVDQTIPEEIATGLDTTKPNLLERRCHWNERTPEAFALPTEIWRETIERLQRYNNIKEKITKGEITNVNDFITYNLNIRQFVTDYLANTQDHLFVKHFYHALQHVTILDPTCGSGAFLFAALNILEPLYEVCINRMQEFNAKNPLLFKQELQEVEHKYRSNIQYFIYKSIILRNLYGVDIMVEATEIAKLRLFLKMVAVVEVDKHDPNLGLDPLPDIDFNIRCGNTLVGYATQEELERDLIEGDMYAREEFKEKVNDEMDKVSRTYEIFKDVQLHQAEDMAAFKKAKGELYQRLNTLNDLLNHKMYGAVESAKGYNAWYQSHQPFHWLAEFYEIINEHGGFDVIIGNPPYVEYSKIKKIYTLNHFKCIDSGNLYAYVIERTIKISHTGTRNGMIIQMSAFCTPRMLSFQNMYFNAAKYSALSFFDDRPGKLFDNLQHIRVVIPIMEVGKPSEIVATTGYNKFYSTCRKYIFDTISYHQSKSSRKDFSVIKICTQLEESIMDKVWSQSKSIKYYESLTKNENYVYYGYGYGYFGKILDHKSFFWGEQVKESTGDKYFYIKSEYQKEMFVGLMNSNLFYWFYINYSDGHNFTKTVIGSMPYDYSYNKAFEKRVILLMNDLELKKGRKSCTYKATGRVEYDEYYPKLSKPIINEIDKLLASHYGFTEEELDFIINYDIKYRMGDELNEE, encoded by the coding sequence ATGGGAGCTTACTACACAAAGGAGGATATTACTGAATATATCGGGCGTAACACTATTGTTCCATACCTAATGGACGCTGTGAAACGTAAAGACGAAAAGCATTTCCGTGCAAACAGCGAACTATGGCTGTATCTGAAAGAGAGCGGTGATAAGTATATCTTCGATGCTATGAAGAAAGGAGTTGACCAAACTATTCCTGAGGAAATAGCAACAGGACTTGACACCACAAAGCCGAATCTTCTGGAACGTCGTTGCCATTGGAACGAGCGCACACCTGAAGCATTTGCTCTGCCTACAGAGATTTGGCGTGAGACCATTGAGCGACTACAACGTTACAACAACATTAAAGAGAAAATCACAAAGGGAGAAATCACTAACGTCAATGACTTTATCACTTACAACCTCAACATACGGCAGTTTGTAACTGATTATCTTGCAAACACACAAGATCATCTGTTTGTAAAGCATTTCTATCATGCATTGCAGCATGTTACAATACTCGACCCTACCTGCGGATCGGGGGCTTTCCTCTTTGCTGCGCTCAACATCCTTGAGCCGCTCTATGAGGTGTGCATCAATCGTATGCAGGAATTCAATGCAAAGAACCCTCTACTCTTCAAACAAGAGCTACAGGAGGTTGAACATAAATATCGTTCTAACATACAATACTTCATCTATAAGAGCATCATTCTCCGCAATCTCTATGGTGTCGACATTATGGTCGAAGCGACAGAGATAGCCAAGCTACGTTTGTTCCTAAAGATGGTAGCAGTAGTTGAAGTAGACAAACATGACCCAAATTTAGGACTCGACCCACTACCAGATATTGACTTCAATATTCGCTGTGGCAATACGCTTGTGGGCTATGCAACGCAAGAGGAATTAGAACGCGACTTGATAGAAGGAGATATGTATGCTCGTGAAGAATTCAAGGAAAAAGTAAACGATGAGATGGACAAGGTGTCACGTACCTACGAAATCTTTAAAGATGTTCAGCTCCATCAAGCTGAAGATATGGCTGCCTTTAAGAAAGCAAAGGGTGAACTATATCAACGCCTTAACACACTTAACGACTTATTAAACCACAAGATGTATGGTGCGGTAGAATCAGCCAAAGGTTATAACGCTTGGTACCAATCTCACCAACCTTTCCACTGGCTTGCTGAATTCTACGAAATTATCAATGAACACGGAGGATTCGACGTGATTATTGGTAATCCGCCGTATGTGGAGTATAGTAAAATAAAAAAAATCTATACTCTAAACCATTTCAAATGTATAGATTCGGGTAATTTATATGCATATGTTATTGAACGAACTATAAAAATTTCACATACAGGAACAAGAAATGGCATGATAATTCAAATGTCTGCTTTTTGTACACCAAGAATGCTCTCTTTTCAAAACATGTATTTTAATGCTGCAAAATATTCTGCATTATCATTTTTTGATGATAGACCAGGAAAGTTATTTGATAATCTGCAGCATATACGTGTAGTTATACCCATAATGGAAGTTGGAAAGCCTTCAGAAATAGTGGCAACAACAGGATATAATAAGTTTTACTCTACTTGTAGGAAGTATATTTTCGATACGATATCGTATCATCAATCGAAATCTTCCCGAAAAGACTTCTCGGTTATAAAAATATGTACACAATTAGAGGAATCTATAATGGATAAAGTTTGGTCACAATCAAAAAGTATTAAATACTACGAAAGTCTGACTAAAAATGAAAACTATGTTTATTATGGATATGGATATGGTTACTTTGGTAAAATTTTAGATCATAAATCTTTTTTTTGGGGAGAACAAGTTAAGGAATCTACTGGTGATAAATACTTCTATATTAAAAGTGAATACCAAAAAGAGATGTTTGTAGGACTAATGAATTCAAATTTATTTTATTGGTTTTATATCAACTATTCAGATGGACATAATTTCACTAAAACCGTTATTGGTTCAATGCCGTATGACTACTCTTATAATAAGGCTTTCGAAAAACGAGTTATACTTTTAATGAATGATTTGGAATTAAAGAAAGGTAGAAAATCATGTACATATAAAGCTACTGGGCGTGTAGAATACGATGAATACTATCCCAAGCTCTCTAAACCTATCATTAATGAAATAGATAAACTCCTTGCCTCTCATTATGGTTTTACAGAAGAAGAGTTAGATTTCATCATCAACTACGACATTAAATATCGTATGGGCGACGAATTAAACGAAGAATAA
- a CDS encoding helicase-related protein, with translation MARIYDNIESKFAEGLQGIVTNVGVKRIDFCVGYFNLRGWGLVVDQVDMLTGDYVYEDDKRLFRKCRLLIGMHRPAEELIRQLYTEKPLPDANYVSLCRMEVARNFRRQLQLGLPTKQDEFTLRRLSEQMKDEKVCVKLYLREPLHAKLYLAYRPDDNFNKIQAIMGSSNLTYSGLTKQGELNAEFGDSDSAEKLAYWFDERWEDKFCLDITKELIEIIDNSWAGDKDIPPYYIYLKTAYHLSEEARSGIKEFTIPAEFKNCLFDFQQTAVKIAACHLNNEKRGGAMIGDVVGLGKTITACAIAKMYENTFGSNTLIICPANLQDMWEKYRKQYDMKADIMSMAKPIDVDNARYYKLIIVDESHNLRNSQGVRYRNIRDLIQKQDCKVLLLTATPYNKQYKDLSSQLRLFIDDDTDLGIRPEAYIRSIGGERKFAEKHEDFIRSIKAFERSEFQEDWQELMKLFLIRRTRTFIKENYAKTDSKNGRKYLEFKDGHKSYFPDRIPKAIKFQTTEGDQYSRLYSEEMVSLMESLKLPRYGLIHYLDEKKAETASKYEGNLIDNLSRAGERMMGFCKSTFFKRVDSSGYAFLLTLYRHILRNAVYLYAIDNKLKLPVSDENTFPEDFIEDADINKITADSDDNKELLSNKSLLTIPKKMKDYMERAETYYNSLIGKNNVQWIDSKYFKRTLKQGLKKDCDQLIAMINLCDDWNPQTDQKLNELEKLLSNTHKDDKIIIFTQYSDTAVYVYKQLQKRGIKYIEKVTGDTKNPTAIVERFSPISNRADITKENELRILIATDVLSEGQNLQDAHIIINYDLPWAIIRLIQRAGRVDRIDQSSEQIYCYSFFPADKVEEIIRLRTRLNERINENAGIVGSDEVFFEGNEQNLRDMYNENSSSLDEDEDDIEVDLGSQAYQIWKNATDANPDLKRIIPAIPNIAYSTKAANNINEDGVITYARTYNDFDVLTWYNSKGDIVSQSQKRILQTMACTIKEPCLPAQNVHLSLVEKAVKSIKNENTNVGGILGSRFSTKRKIYELLNHYYEQPLNLFNTQEKKDILKFAIDQVYNYPLLENSKFILGRMMRTGNTHDDIVDTVIEMYENANLCRVDEDKIKHKDPVIICSMGLKA, from the coding sequence ATGGCACGAATTTATGATAATATAGAAAGTAAGTTTGCTGAAGGGCTGCAAGGCATAGTTACCAATGTAGGTGTAAAGCGTATAGATTTCTGCGTCGGTTATTTTAATTTGCGTGGTTGGGGTCTTGTGGTTGATCAGGTTGACATGCTTACAGGCGATTACGTCTATGAAGATGACAAACGCCTTTTCCGCAAGTGTCGATTGTTGATAGGTATGCATCGACCTGCCGAAGAGTTAATCCGTCAACTCTATACCGAGAAACCTTTGCCAGATGCCAATTATGTAAGCCTGTGTAGAATGGAGGTGGCACGCAATTTCAGGCGCCAGCTTCAGTTGGGATTGCCAACCAAGCAGGATGAGTTCACGCTTCGTCGCCTTTCCGAACAGATGAAAGACGAAAAAGTATGTGTTAAATTATATCTACGCGAACCACTTCATGCAAAGCTATATCTTGCTTATCGCCCTGACGATAATTTTAACAAGATTCAAGCTATAATGGGTAGTAGTAACCTCACTTATTCAGGATTAACCAAACAAGGAGAGTTGAATGCTGAATTTGGAGATAGTGATAGTGCTGAAAAATTAGCATATTGGTTTGATGAACGTTGGGAAGATAAGTTTTGTCTCGACATAACTAAAGAGTTAATAGAAATTATTGATAATAGCTGGGCTGGTGATAAAGACATTCCACCTTACTACATCTATCTCAAAACAGCATATCACTTAAGTGAAGAAGCACGTTCGGGAATTAAAGAGTTTACGATTCCTGCAGAATTTAAGAATTGTCTTTTTGACTTTCAACAGACAGCTGTAAAGATTGCAGCCTGCCATCTTAACAATGAGAAACGCGGTGGAGCAATGATAGGAGATGTCGTTGGATTAGGAAAAACCATAACAGCTTGTGCTATTGCAAAGATGTATGAAAACACCTTTGGTAGTAATACGTTGATTATTTGTCCTGCCAACTTACAAGATATGTGGGAAAAATACCGCAAGCAATATGACATGAAGGCTGACATTATGTCCATGGCAAAACCCATCGACGTTGATAATGCTCGCTATTACAAGCTTATTATTGTGGATGAAAGTCATAACCTACGTAATAGCCAAGGTGTTCGTTATCGTAACATAAGAGACCTCATTCAGAAACAAGATTGTAAGGTATTACTATTGACTGCAACTCCTTACAATAAACAATACAAAGACCTTAGCAGTCAGCTACGCCTCTTTATCGATGACGATACAGACTTAGGCATTCGACCTGAAGCTTATATTCGCTCTATCGGGGGTGAGCGGAAATTTGCAGAAAAGCACGAAGACTTTATTAGAAGTATCAAAGCGTTTGAACGTAGCGAATTTCAAGAAGATTGGCAAGAGCTGATGAAACTTTTTTTAATTCGCCGTACACGTACATTCATTAAAGAGAATTATGCTAAAACAGATTCTAAGAATGGACGGAAATATCTGGAATTCAAAGACGGACATAAGTCTTATTTCCCAGACCGTATTCCTAAGGCTATCAAGTTTCAGACTACAGAAGGCGACCAATATAGTCGGCTCTATTCAGAGGAAATGGTATCTCTTATGGAATCACTAAAATTACCTCGTTATGGTCTGATACATTATTTAGATGAAAAGAAAGCAGAAACAGCTTCTAAATATGAAGGCAACTTGATTGATAATCTTTCACGCGCAGGTGAACGAATGATGGGTTTCTGTAAGAGCACCTTCTTCAAACGTGTGGATAGCAGTGGTTATGCTTTCCTATTGACTCTGTATCGCCATATCCTACGCAATGCAGTGTATCTCTATGCCATTGACAATAAACTAAAATTGCCTGTTAGTGACGAGAATACATTCCCTGAGGATTTTATTGAAGATGCCGATATCAACAAAATTACTGCCGATTCAGATGATAATAAAGAGCTTCTTTCAAATAAAAGTCTTCTGACTATTCCTAAAAAAATGAAGGACTACATGGAAAGAGCTGAAACATATTACAATAGTCTGATAGGAAAGAACAATGTACAATGGATTGACTCTAAATACTTCAAACGCACACTAAAACAAGGGTTAAAAAAGGACTGTGACCAACTCATTGCAATGATTAATCTATGTGATGATTGGAATCCACAGACTGACCAGAAACTCAACGAATTAGAAAAGCTATTAAGTAATACTCACAAAGATGATAAAATAATCATATTCACTCAATACTCTGACACAGCTGTGTATGTGTACAAGCAGCTACAAAAGAGAGGAATCAAGTATATTGAGAAAGTAACCGGTGATACGAAGAATCCAACCGCTATTGTCGAACGCTTTTCACCAATCAGTAACAGAGCAGATATAACAAAAGAGAACGAACTACGCATACTGATAGCAACTGACGTGTTGAGTGAAGGACAGAATCTCCAAGATGCTCATATCATCATCAACTATGATTTACCATGGGCTATCATTCGACTCATCCAACGTGCAGGACGTGTTGACCGTATTGACCAGAGTTCTGAGCAAATCTATTGTTATTCTTTCTTCCCTGCCGACAAAGTAGAGGAAATTATTCGCTTACGCACACGCCTTAACGAACGAATTAACGAAAATGCAGGTATCGTAGGTAGTGACGAGGTCTTCTTTGAAGGCAACGAACAGAACCTACGTGATATGTATAATGAGAATAGTAGTAGCTTAGACGAAGATGAAGATGATATAGAGGTCGACCTTGGCTCACAAGCTTATCAGATATGGAAAAATGCAACTGATGCCAACCCTGACTTAAAACGTATTATTCCAGCTATACCAAACATCGCTTATTCTACAAAGGCTGCAAATAATATAAACGAGGATGGTGTTATTACCTACGCACGCACTTATAATGACTTTGACGTACTTACGTGGTATAATTCCAAAGGAGATATTGTTAGTCAGTCGCAAAAGCGTATCCTACAAACAATGGCATGCACCATTAAAGAGCCTTGTCTACCTGCACAGAATGTTCATCTGTCATTGGTTGAGAAAGCGGTAAAAAGTATTAAGAACGAGAACACTAATGTTGGAGGTATCCTTGGTAGTCGATTCAGCACTAAGCGTAAAATCTATGAGTTGTTAAATCACTATTATGAGCAGCCTTTAAATCTTTTTAATACACAAGAGAAGAAAGATATATTAAAGTTTGCTATCGACCAAGTATACAACTACCCGTTATTGGAAAACTCTAAATTCATCCTTGGTAGAATGATGCGTACAGGCAATACACATGACGATATTGTCGATACAGTCATTGAAATGTATGAGAATGCAAACCTTTGTCGTGTAGACGAAGATAAAATTAAACATAAAGACCCTGTTATCATCTGTTCCATGGGATTAAAAGCCTAA
- a CDS encoding phosphoribosyltransferase-like protein gives MLKIDTQVLVTLRYRFDEQISEADILAWLYNFEESDWGTALTLLNQVSFYSETRCANVLEDGLQQIIRAHSGMPIAIYPIGDIGKSGVVMAYHIKKIIGRFNHISWSFVDNNFSYSDTPYLVVLLDDFLGSGGSACKLLEQITPNIPQGSVVACLCVAYMQKAGTLLSVRNVAVYGDVHQPAFVRRHSVFGYPPRMKVVRDFALKYGACLYPKKQYVKGMDLYIGPLGYANSQSLVCFDHTTPNNTLPILWASKRRSDNGKKWVPLFPRRLFDRTRRDESYERLKYKWISIAQKISQGHINRLFNDFGRESIQLIGLLHGKYHKRSDSYICLLLETTHKQYEQLCENAVQRNLLREDGLLTDEGRRTYTSIRKKEFEASSLVIDMIIKKEYVYIPYKFLGISRD, from the coding sequence ATGCTAAAAATCGACACACAAGTACTCGTCACGCTGAGGTATCGCTTTGATGAACAAATTTCAGAAGCGGATATTCTTGCATGGCTATATAATTTTGAGGAAAGTGATTGGGGAACAGCCCTGACATTGCTCAACCAAGTTTCCTTTTACTCTGAAACGAGGTGTGCTAATGTGTTAGAAGATGGCTTACAACAAATCATAAGAGCACATTCTGGAATGCCTATTGCAATATATCCTATTGGTGACATCGGGAAAAGCGGTGTAGTAATGGCGTACCACATTAAAAAGATTATAGGTCGATTTAATCATATCTCGTGGAGTTTTGTTGACAACAATTTCTCATACAGCGATACGCCATATCTTGTTGTTCTTCTTGATGATTTCTTAGGTTCAGGAGGAAGCGCTTGCAAATTATTAGAACAGATAACTCCCAACATACCACAAGGGAGTGTAGTTGCTTGTTTATGTGTTGCTTATATGCAAAAAGCTGGAACATTGTTATCTGTGAGAAATGTCGCTGTTTATGGAGATGTGCACCAGCCGGCTTTTGTACGAAGACATTCTGTATTTGGCTATCCTCCGAGAATGAAGGTTGTCAGAGACTTCGCTCTTAAATATGGAGCATGCCTTTATCCTAAGAAACAATATGTAAAAGGGATGGATTTGTATATTGGCCCATTGGGCTATGCCAACAGTCAATCGTTGGTATGTTTCGACCATACTACTCCGAATAATACTTTGCCTATTCTTTGGGCAAGTAAGAGGCGTTCGGATAATGGCAAGAAATGGGTTCCACTCTTCCCTCGAAGACTATTTGACAGAACACGTCGTGATGAAAGTTATGAACGGTTGAAATATAAATGGATTAGTATTGCTCAAAAAATAAGCCAAGGTCATATCAATCGTCTATTTAATGATTTTGGTCGTGAATCTATTCAATTGATTGGGTTGTTGCATGGTAAATATCATAAGCGCTCTGACTCATACATTTGTTTGTTGTTGGAAACGACTCATAAGCAATATGAACAACTCTGTGAAAATGCTGTTCAAAGGAATCTTCTCAGAGAAGACGGGTTGCTGACAGATGAAGGAAGGAGGACTTATACAAGTATACGTAAGAAAGAGTTTGAGGCAAGCTCCTTGGTAATAGATATGATAATAAAAAAAGAATATGTATATATACCCTATAAGTTTCTTGGGATTTCCAGAGATTAA